The following coding sequences lie in one Stigmatopora argus isolate UIUO_Sarg chromosome 5, RoL_Sarg_1.0, whole genome shotgun sequence genomic window:
- the tm2d2 gene encoding TM2 domain-containing protein 2: protein MISVSYILLCGQFLLLLTVIFLQCLDGIHSQNSSATEAATAIPGSGSTVLPFSEQPPETVKYDVPDENMNYTEVFEYNALSPVVLCSYLPEEFIYCQDPVDHAGNNSAFLEMGHGCVGWGGQTDKEVNHTPVVCTALDDIECAGPREFLRGRVPCIKYTGHYFITTLLYSFFLGCFGVDRFCLGHTGTAVGKLLTLGGLGIWWFVDLILLITGGLMPSDYSNWCTYY from the exons ATGATTTCCGTAAGCTACATCTTGCTCTGCGGACAGTTTCTTTTGTTacttactgtcatttttttacaatgtttggATGGAATCCATTCCCAAAACTCGTCGGCCACTGAAGCAGCTACCGCTATACCTGGTTCTGGTTCGACAGTCCTGCCGTTCTCTGAGCAGCCGCCAGAAACGGTCAAATATGATGTTCCagatgaaaatatgaattatacAGAAGTGTTTGAGTACAACGCTCTATCACCGGTCGTCCTCTGCAGTTATTT GCCAGAGGAGTTCATCTACTGTCAGGATCCAGTAGATCATGCTGGGAATAACAGCGCTTTTTTGGAGATGGGCCACGGTTGTGTAGGG tgGGGAGGCCAGACTGACAAAGAAGTCAACCACACGCCAGTTGTCTGCACTGCACTCGATGACATTGAATGCGCTGGACCCAGAGAATTCCTGAGAGGGCGTGTACCCTGCATCAA ATATACTGGACACTATTTCATCACCACTCTACTGTACTCTTTCTTCCTTGGATGTTTCGGTGTTGATCGTTTCTGCCTGGGACACACAGGGACAGCAGTCGGAAAGTTGCTCACACTTGGAGGCCTGGGAATCTGGTGGTTTGTTGACTTGATCCTGCTTATTACTGGGGGCCTGATGCCCAGTGATTATAGTAACTGGTGCACATACTACTGA